A genomic stretch from Helianthus annuus cultivar XRQ/B chromosome 1, HanXRQr2.0-SUNRISE, whole genome shotgun sequence includes:
- the LOC110943282 gene encoding TVP38/TMEM64 family membrane protein slr0305 — MKLKVSFAFTWSSVVRTSVLLLLLAAFGFACYSLPVEKILKNFLLWIKEELGPWGPLVLALAYIPLTVFAVPASVLTLGGGYLFGLPVGFVADSIGATLGATAAFLVGKTIGRSYVTSKLKKYPKFQAIAIAIQRSGFKIVLLLRFVPLLPFNVLNYLLSVTPVRLWEYMLATWLGMMPITFVFVYIGTTLKDLSDVTHGWHGISKTRWMFMALGLTISVMMIVYIIKVAKASLEKALAENGGIDGIDLDSPGLPIINDSALGLHRPLITTMDSTVDDLV, encoded by the exons ATGAAATTGAAGGTTTCGTTCGCCTTCACGTGGTCGTCTGTTGTACGCACCTCTGTGTTGCTTTTGCTTCTTGCTGCTTTTGGTTTTGCGTGTTACTCTCTTCCGGTAGAGAAG ATTTTGAAGAACTTTTTGTTGTGGATTAAGGAGGAGTTGGGTCCTTGGGGTCCACTTGTTCT TGCCCTTGCGTATATCCCTCTTACGGTGTTTGCGGTTCCGGCTTCAGTGCTTACG CTTGGAGGGGGATATCTCTTTGGACTGCCAGTAGGATTTGTTGCTGATTCTATTGGTGCGACCCTTGGTGCAACGGCTGCTTTCCTTGTTGGCAAAACG ATAGGGCGGTCTTATGTCACTTCTAAGTTAAAGAAATATCCCAAGTTTCAGGCTATAGCTATTGCAATACAGAGATCCGGCTTCAAG ATTGTTTTGCTGCTTCGTTTTGTTCCGTTGCTTCCATTTAACGTCTTGAATTATCTGTTGTCTGTTACTCCTGTTCGCTTATGGGAATATATGTTGGCCACTTGGCTGGGGATGATG CCAATTACATTTGTGTTCGTGTATATCGGAACAACTCTCAAGGACCTTTCTGATGTTACTCATGGATGGCATGGGATATCAAAAACTCGTTGG ATGTTTATGGCTTTAGGCCTCACAATATCAG TGATGATGATAGTTTACATCATTAAAGTTGCAAAAGCTTCTCTGGAAAAAGCTCTGGCTGAAAACGGTGGTATAGACGGTATAGATTTAGATTCACCCGGGCTGCCTATTATAAACGATTCAGCACTCGGTCTCCATAGACCTTTGATAACTACAATGGACTCAACTGTAGACGATCTCGTTTGA
- the LOC110943298 gene encoding uncharacterized protein LOC110943298 has translation MDISDDFVDIYEDDEPAMKLGFDAMTPKKNQICSPMKDSPKTDSGSVEIISYGQYFSPFKSEMHREVIEQFQNIEKQAKRKHALLTWKWDEVIDITQSEDSNGQKDDFKAKQQDDLESELSDTTDSLDSPLKRSKISRITKNCNDHVGWVEF, from the exons ATGGATATCTCGGATGACTTCGTGGACATTTATGAAGACGATGAGCCTGCAATGAAA CTGGGTTTTGATGCAATGACACCGAAGAAGAATCAAATATGCAGCCCAATGAAAGATTCTCCGAAG ACGGACAGTGGAAGTGTAGAGATCATTTCATATGGACAGTATTTTAGTCCATTCAAATCTGAAATGCATAGGGAGGTTATTGAACAG TTTCAGAACATAGAAAAACAAGCTAAAAGAAAGCATGCGCTCCTAACTTGGAAATGGGATGAGGTCATTGATATTACCCAAAGTGAAGATTCGAATGGTCAGAAAGATGATTTTAAGGCAAAACAACAAGATGATTTGGAGTCTGAGTTAAGTGATACAACAGACTCTTTGGATAGTCCATTGAAAAGATCAAAAATTTCACGTATAACTAAAAATTGCAACGATCATGTTGGATGGGTTGAATTTTAA